Proteins from one Nerophis lumbriciformis linkage group LG08, RoL_Nlum_v2.1, whole genome shotgun sequence genomic window:
- the LOC133611651 gene encoding syncoilin-like has protein sequence MEKHTSIDDGKDMAPTKESHTEHTIFEDNRQSCDTNLDNIPKMDWSDMENLGQIFEQWIKQVSHLEMRRDELIKELRFLQEPMMSVVEHLRGALIDKRRLVTLAEMDYMFVLEEVQQVKRKLFVTTRDCIGSHVTLAQQEYQVAQSALTKEELNAHVQSLKEELSQLQEAHQNQLTTLRDQAKKPYRSRAMSDVSQCRQASVRLQRRLSVSMKELEGWYEPRLIALLKRRQFGEKALRMSKEQAVGLRSQMGTLKEEVQRLEEKRSSMEQRINLMEQEREELTTQHKEVEEELKETLRKLVLEFEIKKRHSRDLQTLTSDILKELSQLRVRDEPSEAPAKEHAQDSTCSQTT, from the exons ATGGAAAAACACACATCAATTGACGATGGGAAAGACATGGCACCAACTAAGGAGTCACACACGGAGCACACCATTTTTGAGGATAATAGACAAAGTTGTGATACCAACTTGGACAACATTCCAAAGATGGATTGGTCAGACATGGAAAACCtaggacagatttttgagcaatGGATCAAGCAGGTGTCTCATTTGGAAATGCGGAGGGATGAGTTGATAAAAGAGCTCCGGTTTCTGCAAGAACCCATGATGAGTGTTGTGGAGCACCTGAGGGGAGCGCTGATAGATAAGCGCAGGCTGGTCACACTGGCTGAGATGGACTACATGTTTGTGTTGGAAGAAGTGCAGCAGGTAAAAAGGAAACTATTTGTCACTACCAGAGACTGCATTGGCAGCCATGTAACACTGGCTCAACAAGAGTACCAGGTGGCTCAGTCAGCACTTACTAAG GAGGAGCTCAACGCTCATGTCCAAAGCTTAAAGGAAGAGTTGTCTCAGCTCCAGGAGGCCCACCAGAACCAGCTCACCACTTTGAGGGATCAGGCCAAAAAGCCCTACAGATCGAGAGCCATGAGCGATGTCAGCCAGTGTCGCCAAGCTTCTGTACGCCTGCAGCGACGGCTCAGCGTCAGCATGAAGGAGTTGGAGGGCTGGTACGAGCCTCGACTTATAGCACTGCTGAAGAGGAGGCAGTTTGGAGAGAAGGCCTTAAGAATGAGTAAGGAACAGGCAGTGGGCTTAAGATCTCAAATGGGGACCCTTAAAGAAGAGGTACAAAGATTGGAGGAGAAGAGATCTTCAATGGAGCAAAGAATTAATCTGATGGAGCAAGAGAGGGAGGAGTTGACCACACAACACAAG GAGGTCGAGGAGGAGTTAAAGGAGACTTTGAGGAAATTGGTCCTGGAGTTTGAGATTAAAAAAAGACATTCAAGAGATTTGCAGACTCTCACAAGTGATATCTTAAAAGAACTATCACAACTCAG AGTCCGTGATGAACCAAGTGAAGCTCCTGCAAAGGAACATGCCCAGGATTCTACTTGTAGTCAAACCACTTGA